One part of the Treponema sp. OMZ 787 genome encodes these proteins:
- a CDS encoding TrmH family RNA methyltransferase, with protein sequence MPEIFKLYNLPQKQRCRKILRILESAEASLVQNKADEFLDAFYLRSLLKIILDDLDSGSALKVQKWIEDPQEKDKRKIINFVRYELYKKLDTAPAEWDLILPNSSADEIANFRRTFFEGVYVYAEDIRTPFNIGSIFRTAESFGVEKVFLSHDCVSPDSPKAKRTAMGCTEYLPWERAGLENLPDLPLIVLETGGTDISKFEFPKKGIVVIGSEELGVSPEVIKKAQGRVITIPMYGIKASINVSVAFGICMQKWCEALRD encoded by the coding sequence ATGCCCGAGATTTTTAAACTTTATAACTTACCGCAAAAACAAAGATGCCGTAAAATACTGCGTATCTTGGAATCGGCTGAAGCTTCCCTTGTGCAAAACAAGGCGGACGAATTTTTGGATGCTTTTTACCTCCGTTCTCTTTTAAAAATTATTCTTGATGATTTGGATTCGGGCTCCGCCTTAAAGGTGCAAAAATGGATTGAAGACCCGCAAGAAAAAGATAAAAGAAAAATTATCAACTTTGTAAGGTATGAGCTTTACAAAAAACTTGATACAGCACCTGCCGAGTGGGATCTGATTTTGCCTAATTCCTCTGCTGATGAAATTGCAAATTTCAGGCGGACTTTTTTTGAAGGAGTCTATGTCTATGCCGAAGATATCCGCACCCCTTTTAACATAGGCTCGATTTTTAGAACCGCAGAATCCTTCGGGGTCGAAAAAGTTTTTTTGTCTCACGACTGCGTTTCTCCTGACAGCCCCAAAGCTAAAAGAACGGCGATGGGCTGTACCGAGTATCTTCCATGGGAAAGAGCAGGACTTGAAAACCTGCCTGACCTTCCTCTGATTGTGCTTGAAACGGGAGGAACCGATATTTCGAAGTTTGAATTCCCCAAAAAAGGAATTGTAGTGATAGGCTCGGAAGAATTGGGTGTCAGCCCCGAAGTTATAAAAAAAGCCCAAGGAAGGGTTATCACTATTCCTATGTACGGAATAAAGGCTTCGATAAATGTAAGCGTTGCCTTCGGTATCTGTATGCAAAAATGGTGTGAGGCCCTTAGGGACTGA
- a CDS encoding iron-containing alcohol dehydrogenase: protein MADFVFKLSSKVILGNYSLARIGEEVVKFGSNFMFVVDPFFEDMGLVDKIRKSLEEKHISLFVFNGFEQTADSEVIERALSLARGAHIRGVIACGDMTACAIGRAIAALYNEDKPVYRYIEGEPITAESLPLIQIPTTCSDPFLFGTSSFIVDSRNRTVNLLKIKEDLCDLVIFDSNTYAGLAPNAMTSMIFAGLCSTFEAYVSTRGSFFSETILGKAVEIFLISLDPQHEKQVGMPREELVAQAACLSAIGIAASAPGLGTAIALAAGGRHRIASPLISSILLPHVVNDAISSSLSKTVAVARMLGETMLEGGDAAEVAKRGIEEIRRRLAEANLPIRLKDIDLTIESLVPVAEDAARLSFMNYSPRPLANHDIFEIIKQAF from the coding sequence TTTATGTTTGTCGTAGATCCTTTTTTTGAAGATATGGGCTTGGTCGATAAGATTCGAAAATCTCTTGAAGAAAAGCATATATCTCTTTTTGTGTTTAACGGTTTTGAACAGACCGCCGATTCAGAAGTTATTGAAAGAGCTCTTTCATTGGCAAGAGGTGCCCATATACGGGGTGTCATAGCCTGCGGGGATATGACTGCATGTGCTATCGGAAGAGCTATAGCGGCTCTTTATAATGAAGATAAACCTGTCTACAGATATATTGAAGGCGAGCCCATTACGGCCGAATCATTACCGCTTATTCAAATTCCCACAACATGCAGTGATCCGTTTTTATTCGGAACATCGAGCTTTATTGTCGATTCAAGAAATCGAACCGTAAATTTATTAAAGATAAAAGAAGATCTTTGCGATCTTGTAATTTTCGATTCAAATACCTATGCAGGTCTTGCTCCAAACGCAATGACTTCAATGATTTTTGCAGGTCTTTGTTCTACATTTGAAGCCTATGTTTCAACAAGGGGCAGTTTTTTTTCTGAGACAATCTTAGGAAAAGCTGTCGAGATATTTTTAATTTCCCTTGATCCCCAGCATGAAAAACAGGTCGGAATGCCCAGAGAAGAACTTGTGGCTCAGGCTGCCTGCCTTTCGGCTATAGGAATTGCGGCCTCTGCTCCGGGTCTTGGAACTGCCATAGCTCTTGCAGCTGGCGGAAGACACAGAATTGCAAGCCCTCTTATCTCAAGTATATTGCTCCCTCATGTAGTAAATGATGCAATTTCTTCAAGTCTTTCAAAGACTGTTGCCGTAGCAAGAATGTTGGGAGAAACCATGCTTGAAGGCGGAGATGCTGCCGAGGTTGCAAAAAGAGGTATCGAGGAAATTAGAAGAAGGCTCGCCGAAGCCAATTTACCCATCCGTCTAAAAGATATAGATTTAACCATCGAATCGCTTGTGCCCGTTGCAGAGGATGCCGCCCGCTTGAGTTTTATGAACTACAGTCCAAGGCCTCTTGCAAATCACGATATTTTTGAAATTATAAAGCAAGCCTTTTAA